A genomic segment from Chitinophaga niabensis encodes:
- a CDS encoding acyl-CoA thioesterase, with protein sequence MQPVLSESAEVLIRFNEADPLGIVWHGHYIRYFEDGREAFGSKYRLRYLDIFEHGYTVPIVNVECNYKRSLRYGDTVVIETRYVPCEAAKMRFEYTLYNAATKEVVCTGSSVQVFLDKQESALQLTVPSFFNEWKKQWGLI encoded by the coding sequence ATGCAACCTGTATTGAGCGAAAGTGCTGAAGTGCTGATCCGGTTTAATGAAGCAGATCCTCTTGGAATAGTATGGCACGGCCATTATATCCGGTATTTTGAAGACGGCAGAGAAGCCTTTGGCAGTAAATACAGGTTGCGTTATCTCGATATTTTTGAACATGGGTACACCGTGCCCATTGTAAATGTGGAATGTAATTACAAACGCTCGCTGCGTTACGGGGATACTGTAGTGATCGAAACCCGCTACGTGCCCTGCGAAGCTGCCAAGATGCGTTTTGAATATACCCTCTACAATGCTGCCACTAAAGAAGTCGTATGTACAGGTTCTTCTGTACAGGTTTTCCTCGATAAACAGGAGTCAGCGCTGCAATTAACAGTACCTTCCTTCTTTAATGAATGGAAAAAACAGTGGGGACTGATATGA
- a CDS encoding LolA family protein, translating to MRSWILLCCCFVALSASAQTGFKPVANLELFKQQFMKTAQSTNTIKSDFVQEKNLSMLSEKIVSKGKFWFKKENKVRMEYSAPSYYLMVINGKSFRIKDAKSDRNISTSGSKLFEQISKVTADCVQGNVLNNKDFSTKVLENAQYYQVQMTPVAKGLKDFFNSIDLLVEKKDLAVVKITMHERSGDDTNISFTQRELNVPISDEIFALK from the coding sequence ATGCGTAGTTGGATCTTGTTATGTTGTTGTTTTGTTGCGCTGAGCGCCAGTGCACAAACAGGTTTTAAGCCGGTTGCGAACTTAGAGCTGTTCAAACAGCAGTTCATGAAAACCGCTCAAAGCACTAATACCATCAAGAGTGACTTTGTGCAGGAAAAGAACCTGAGCATGCTCTCTGAAAAGATTGTGAGCAAAGGCAAGTTCTGGTTCAAGAAAGAGAATAAAGTAAGGATGGAATACTCCGCGCCCAGTTATTACCTGATGGTGATCAATGGAAAGTCTTTCCGCATCAAGGACGCGAAGTCAGACAGGAATATATCCACCAGCGGCAGCAAGCTCTTTGAACAGATCAGTAAAGTAACGGCGGACTGTGTGCAGGGCAATGTACTGAACAACAAGGATTTCAGCACCAAAGTGCTGGAAAACGCCCAGTACTACCAGGTGCAAATGACGCCGGTAGCTAAGGGACTGAAGGACTTCTTCAATTCCATAGACCTGCTGGTGGAGAAAAAAGACCTGGCGGTGGTGAAGATCACCATGCACGAACGTTCCGGAGACGATACCAATATTAGTTTCACCCAACGTGAATTGAACGTACCCATATCCGATGAGATCTTTGCACTTAAATAG
- a CDS encoding NAD(P)/FAD-dependent oxidoreductase produces MQTEKVDVLVIGAGPSGSVAASIIKKAGYSVKVVEKLKFPRFVIGESLLPRCMDALTEAGFIDAISERGFQKKFGAKFVKNGAVCDFTFEQQHTPGWTWTWQVQRADFDKTLADTVEKMGVPVEYETTVTDIKFNGSDSVTTVEDIHGNKKQIEARFIVDGSGYGRVIPKLFGLDKPSVLQSRKALFAHTMDVRRSMADEPNRITAVVHKKGVWIWIIPFSTGITSVGFVGEHGFHNEYPGTNEEQFRAMLEAEPYTRERFRDVEFVFEPRVLEAWSATTDKFYGDGFVLTGNVTEFLDPIFSSGVTLATVSSQTAAKLVIKKLQGEEVDWEKDYMEPTMQGVNVFRSYVMAWYEGTLDTIFFSKNPDPVIKQQICSVLAGYVWDQSNPYVKNHEEALKRLARLIELTEKLNTPGE; encoded by the coding sequence ATGCAAACTGAAAAAGTGGATGTGCTTGTAATCGGCGCTGGTCCTTCCGGATCTGTTGCCGCATCCATTATTAAAAAGGCGGGCTATTCTGTAAAAGTGGTGGAAAAACTGAAATTCCCCCGCTTTGTGATCGGTGAAAGCCTGCTGCCACGTTGTATGGATGCTCTTACGGAAGCTGGTTTCATAGATGCCATTTCCGAAAGAGGGTTTCAAAAGAAGTTCGGTGCCAAGTTCGTTAAGAACGGTGCCGTGTGCGACTTCACTTTTGAACAACAACATACGCCGGGCTGGACCTGGACCTGGCAGGTACAACGGGCGGATTTTGATAAAACGCTTGCGGACACTGTAGAAAAAATGGGTGTTCCCGTAGAATACGAAACAACTGTAACAGATATTAAATTCAATGGGTCTGATTCTGTAACAACAGTAGAAGATATCCATGGTAATAAAAAACAGATAGAAGCACGTTTTATTGTAGACGGCAGTGGCTACGGCAGGGTGATCCCCAAACTCTTCGGTTTGGATAAACCTTCCGTACTCCAGTCCCGCAAAGCGTTATTTGCGCATACAATGGACGTTCGCCGCTCCATGGCAGATGAGCCCAACCGTATTACAGCTGTTGTGCACAAAAAAGGGGTATGGATCTGGATCATCCCATTCTCTACCGGCATCACCTCCGTAGGTTTTGTGGGAGAACATGGTTTCCACAATGAATACCCCGGTACAAACGAAGAGCAATTCCGCGCGATGCTGGAAGCGGAACCCTACACCCGCGAGCGTTTCAGGGATGTGGAATTTGTGTTTGAACCAAGGGTGCTCGAAGCATGGTCCGCCACCACAGATAAATTCTATGGAGATGGATTTGTGCTCACCGGCAACGTAACAGAATTCCTGGACCCGATCTTTTCTTCCGGCGTAACTTTGGCTACAGTTTCCAGCCAAACGGCTGCCAAACTGGTGATCAAAAAATTACAGGGCGAAGAAGTGGATTGGGAGAAAGATTATATGGAACCCACCATGCAGGGCGTGAATGTATTCCGTTCCTACGTAATGGCATGGTATGAGGGTACGCTGGATACCATTTTCTTCAGCAAGAACCCTGATCCCGTGATCAAACAACAGATCTGTTCCGTACTGGCAGGTTACGTCTGGGACCAGAGCAATCCCTATGTGAAGAATCACGAGGAAGCACTGAAAAGACTGGCCCGCCTGATTGAACTGACGGAGAAGTTAAATACACCCGGTGAGTAA
- a CDS encoding beta-ketoacyl-[acyl-carrier-protein] synthase family protein, whose product MSNANAYITSSCIIRNNTVVKNGAVILEETGTALPEFLRSLYDRFSGQYPKFHKMDLLSKLGWVATEVLLQNMPMDQYMPEDTGVILANTSSSLDTDERYYETVQEIASPALFVYTLPNIVIGEISIRHKLKGENAFFITEEFDIEFITGYVQQLLDTGAMNACICGWVEQYHTAYDAALYLIEKNSRGMATPFTAESIRKLYL is encoded by the coding sequence GTGAGTAACGCAAACGCATATATCACTTCCAGTTGCATTATCCGTAACAATACGGTAGTGAAAAATGGTGCTGTGATACTGGAAGAAACCGGTACGGCACTGCCGGAATTCCTGCGCAGCCTGTACGATCGTTTCAGTGGCCAGTACCCGAAGTTCCACAAGATGGACCTGCTCAGTAAACTGGGCTGGGTAGCTACGGAAGTATTACTGCAGAACATGCCCATGGATCAATACATGCCGGAAGATACCGGTGTGATCCTGGCAAATACCAGCAGCAGCCTGGATACAGACGAACGTTATTATGAAACCGTTCAGGAAATTGCCAGCCCTGCTTTGTTCGTATACACCCTCCCTAACATTGTGATAGGAGAGATCAGTATCCGGCATAAGCTGAAAGGAGAGAACGCATTTTTTATAACAGAGGAATTTGATATTGAATTTATAACCGGATATGTGCAGCAATTACTGGATACCGGCGCCATGAACGCCTGCATCTGCGGCTGGGTAGAACAATACCACACCGCGTACGACGCTGCATTGTATCTCATTGAAAAGAACAGCCGTGGTATGGCTACGCCATTCACTGCGGAGAGCATTAGAAAATTGTACTTATAA
- a CDS encoding beta-ketoacyl-[acyl-carrier-protein] synthase family protein: protein MMNVFVAADNIISPLGADSKTNFDRLLKGDSGISRQPEGYFAAAIPGEFKQQGYTKFEQLLISSITDALSGTKISLLNSRTAFIVSTTKGNIALMEQGQTEKLRPLQLYATADKVGEYFSAVSRPVVVSNACISGLLALLIGQRMIRSGQYDHAVVCGADELTQFVLSGFQSFQAVSDAPCKPFDANRKGITLGEGAATVVLTKDTSLLPEGEVICLGEGASSNDANHISGPSRTGEELSGAITKAIRQSGLQPQDIGFVSAHGTATLYNDEMEAKAFHLSGLQDVPVNSLKGYYGHTLGAAGLIEAIIGMHSMLAGVVIPTAGFESSGVSVPLMLSSQLAQKPMKHYLKTTSGFGGCNAAMVFSKVKL from the coding sequence ATGATGAACGTATTTGTAGCGGCAGATAATATTATTTCACCACTCGGTGCGGATTCGAAAACGAATTTTGATCGTTTGCTGAAAGGCGACAGCGGTATCAGCCGTCAGCCGGAAGGTTATTTTGCAGCTGCCATCCCCGGCGAATTTAAACAACAGGGATATACGAAATTCGAACAGCTGCTCATCAGCAGCATAACAGATGCTTTATCCGGAACAAAGATCAGCCTCCTGAACAGCCGCACCGCTTTTATTGTTTCCACCACTAAAGGCAACATTGCTTTGATGGAACAGGGGCAGACAGAAAAACTGCGGCCACTGCAATTATATGCCACGGCAGATAAAGTAGGGGAATACTTCTCCGCAGTAAGCAGGCCCGTGGTAGTGAGCAATGCCTGCATTTCCGGGTTACTGGCTTTGCTGATAGGCCAGAGGATGATCCGTTCAGGCCAGTACGATCATGCAGTAGTATGCGGAGCGGATGAGCTCACGCAGTTTGTATTATCCGGCTTCCAGTCGTTCCAGGCAGTGAGCGATGCTCCCTGCAAACCCTTTGATGCCAACCGTAAAGGGATCACGTTAGGAGAGGGCGCAGCCACTGTAGTTTTAACGAAGGATACATCATTATTGCCGGAAGGTGAAGTCATTTGTTTAGGCGAAGGCGCATCCAGCAATGATGCCAATCATATTTCAGGCCCTTCCCGTACAGGAGAAGAATTGTCCGGCGCCATCACAAAGGCCATCCGGCAAAGCGGCCTGCAACCGCAGGACATTGGTTTTGTTTCTGCACACGGTACCGCCACTTTGTATAACGATGAGATGGAAGCGAAAGCATTCCATCTTTCCGGTTTACAGGATGTACCCGTGAACAGTCTGAAAGGTTATTACGGCCACACCTTAGGTGCGGCTGGTTTGATAGAAGCCATCATCGGCATGCACAGCATGCTGGCAGGCGTAGTGATCCCCACCGCAGGATTTGAATCTTCGGGGGTAAGCGTGCCTTTGATGTTGAGCAGTCAGTTAGCACAAAAGCCCATGAAGCACTACCTTAAAACCACTTCCGGTTTTGGAGGTTGTAATGCCGCCATGGTGTTTAGTAAAGTGAAATTGTAA
- a CDS encoding 3-hydroxyacyl-ACP dehydratase, which translates to MINTGDITEYIPQRPPIVMISRLMEAGEKNIRTELDIAADNVFVEDGLFMAPGLVENIAQTAAARIGYLAKKHNVPVPLGFIGAIQNLHVIELPAAGTTVESEIVIEHEVFNATVIKGTVKQNGKLMAECDMKIFVSQNK; encoded by the coding sequence TTGATCAATACAGGAGATATTACAGAATACATTCCGCAACGTCCGCCGATCGTGATGATCAGCCGTTTGATGGAAGCTGGCGAAAAGAACATCCGCACAGAACTGGATATTGCGGCGGATAATGTATTTGTGGAAGATGGTTTGTTCATGGCACCCGGGTTAGTGGAGAATATTGCGCAGACCGCTGCCGCACGCATAGGATATCTGGCCAAAAAACATAATGTACCTGTTCCTTTAGGGTTTATAGGGGCTATCCAGAATTTACACGTTATAGAGTTACCCGCAGCCGGTACTACCGTAGAATCTGAAATAGTGATAGAACATGAAGTATTTAATGCCACCGTCATAAAGGGCACTGTGAAACAGAACGGTAAACTGATGGCGGAATGCGATATGAAGATTTTTGTGTCCCAAAATAAATAA
- a CDS encoding LpxL/LpxP family acyltransferase: MPSWQGKSKGNKLGYRIFIGVLRYGGVQPAYFLLRFVAFYYCLFSYRSSRSIFQYFHRKIGYNRFRALISVYRNYYVFGQTLLDKVVVMAELPNPFTFEFDGEPHLHDIVSGGKGGILLSAHLGNWEVAGHLFSRLQTRINIVMFDGEHQRIKSYLEGITGGRNVNVIVLKDDLSHIYAIHDALSKQELVCMHADRFLGGNKTMEMNFLGEPARFPIGPFLLACTFRVPVSLVFAFKETTNHYHLYATEPAVYQSPRQGGVEKAIQDFVLVMEEKVKKYPLQWFNYYDFWSKD; the protein is encoded by the coding sequence ATGCCTTCCTGGCAAGGTAAGTCCAAAGGAAATAAGCTGGGGTACAGGATCTTTATTGGTGTATTGCGTTATGGAGGAGTGCAGCCGGCTTATTTTCTCCTGAGATTTGTTGCATTTTACTACTGCTTGTTCTCCTACCGCTCTTCCCGATCCATTTTTCAGTATTTTCACCGTAAAATTGGCTATAACCGCTTCCGCGCCCTCATCAGTGTGTACCGGAATTATTATGTTTTCGGGCAAACGTTGCTGGATAAGGTGGTGGTAATGGCAGAACTTCCAAACCCTTTCACATTTGAATTTGACGGGGAACCTCACTTGCATGATATTGTATCCGGCGGGAAGGGAGGAATTTTGCTAAGTGCCCATCTCGGGAACTGGGAGGTAGCAGGGCATTTGTTCAGCCGGTTGCAGACCCGTATCAATATTGTGATGTTCGACGGAGAGCACCAGCGGATCAAAAGTTACCTGGAAGGGATCACGGGGGGAAGAAATGTGAATGTCATTGTTTTAAAAGACGACTTATCGCATATTTACGCCATCCACGATGCGCTGAGCAAACAGGAGCTCGTATGTATGCATGCAGATCGTTTCCTGGGAGGGAACAAAACCATGGAAATGAACTTCCTGGGAGAGCCCGCACGCTTTCCCATTGGTCCGTTCCTGTTAGCATGTACTTTCAGGGTACCTGTATCGCTGGTATTCGCATTTAAGGAAACCACTAACCACTACCACCTCTATGCCACGGAACCTGCGGTTTACCAGAGTCCAAGGCAGGGCGGAGTGGAAAAAGCTATTCAGGACTTTGTGCTGGTGATGGAAGAGAAAGTGAAAAAGTACCCGTTGCAATGGTTTAATTATTACGATTTTTGGTCCAAAGATTAA
- a CDS encoding class I SAM-dependent methyltransferase, with protein sequence MDFFNKETKTALQAKEQALWLAFAPIAFQASKALRDLGILDVVDKSGQQGVTIEEILEKIKLSRYSARVLLEAGLGLEMLIVNDKKYTLTKTGYFILHDTLTRINMDFSHDVCYKAMYHLQDSLTEGRPAGLKELGPWNTIYEGLSIMPEPAGTSWFNFDHYYSDLAFPSVLPIVFEQQPKNLLDIGGNTGKWSMACAKYNPDVHVTIMDLPGQVGLAKKNITEAGLSDRISFFETNILDESLPFAKGFDVIWMSQFLDCFSEAEIISILRRCREALNDGGSIFILEPFWNKQQFKSAAFCLQQTSLYFTAIANGNSQMYHTDDFYNCIRAAGLDVVMENHKVGLSYTLLRCTKA encoded by the coding sequence ATGGATTTTTTTAACAAGGAAACGAAAACCGCATTACAGGCAAAAGAACAGGCACTATGGCTTGCATTTGCACCAATCGCCTTCCAGGCATCCAAGGCCCTCCGCGACCTGGGTATCCTGGATGTGGTGGACAAAAGTGGCCAGCAGGGCGTTACAATTGAAGAGATCCTGGAAAAGATAAAACTCTCCCGTTATTCTGCGAGAGTATTACTCGAAGCAGGTCTTGGCCTGGAAATGCTGATCGTGAATGATAAAAAATATACCCTTACCAAAACAGGGTATTTCATTTTGCACGACACGCTGACCCGTATTAATATGGACTTCTCGCATGATGTATGCTACAAAGCCATGTATCACCTGCAGGATAGTTTAACAGAAGGCAGACCTGCCGGCCTGAAAGAACTCGGCCCATGGAACACCATTTACGAAGGGCTTTCCATTATGCCGGAACCCGCAGGTACCAGCTGGTTCAACTTTGACCATTATTATTCAGACCTTGCTTTCCCTTCCGTATTACCCATCGTTTTTGAACAGCAGCCTAAGAACCTGCTGGATATTGGTGGTAACACCGGCAAATGGTCTATGGCCTGCGCCAAATACAACCCGGATGTACATGTTACCATCATGGACCTTCCCGGCCAGGTAGGCTTAGCCAAAAAGAACATCACAGAAGCCGGTCTGAGCGACCGCATCTCTTTCTTCGAAACAAATATCCTGGACGAAAGCTTGCCCTTTGCGAAAGGTTTTGACGTGATCTGGATGAGCCAGTTCCTGGATTGTTTCTCAGAAGCAGAGATCATCAGCATCCTGCGCCGTTGCAGGGAAGCATTGAATGATGGCGGCAGCATCTTTATCCTGGAACCTTTCTGGAATAAACAACAGTTTAAATCTGCTGCATTCTGCCTGCAGCAAACCTCCCTCTACTTTACGGCGATAGCAAATGGTAACAGCCAGATGTATCATACCGATGATTTCTATAACTGTATCCGTGCCGCGGGGCTGGATGTGGTGATGGAAAATCACAAAGTAGGCTTGAGTTATACTTTATTGAGATGTACTAAAGCATAA
- a CDS encoding phosphopantetheine-binding protein: MEKLMADLKAQIIQQLNLQEVKPEDIGNDQPLFREGLGLDSIDALELIVLLQQHHGIRIANPEDGPNIFYSVRTMAEYITAEKAKTA, encoded by the coding sequence ATGGAAAAGTTGATGGCAGATCTGAAAGCCCAGATCATTCAGCAATTGAATTTGCAGGAAGTAAAACCGGAAGATATCGGGAATGACCAGCCTTTGTTCAGAGAAGGATTGGGACTGGATTCGATTGATGCTTTGGAACTGATCGTGTTATTACAACAACACCATGGTATCCGAATCGCAAATCCCGAAGATGGTCCGAATATCTTTTATTCCGTGCGTACCATGGCAGAATACATCACCGCTGAAAAAGCTAAAACTGCATGA
- a CDS encoding polysaccharide deacetylase family protein, with protein sequence MLKYNIISAIAWLALIALITPPYVMQKWPFALVLAICIGVMIWGAAKVNSDFYFDVVCKAETKEKVVALSFDDGPMENYTPQILDILQQHKVPAAFFCIGHRVEKAPAIIKQIHAEGHLIGNHSYSHHALFDLYSSKKMSKDLESADQAIIAATGLRPLLFRPPYGVTNPMLGKAVARGTYTPVGWSIRSMDTVIKDADRLLAKVTRDVQPGDIFLFHDTCAVTVKMLPALIKQLKEKGFAFKRIDELLNVPAYA encoded by the coding sequence ATGTTAAAGTATAACATCATATCGGCAATAGCCTGGTTAGCACTTATAGCACTGATCACGCCGCCTTATGTTATGCAAAAATGGCCTTTTGCCCTTGTATTGGCAATATGTATAGGTGTCATGATCTGGGGGGCGGCAAAGGTGAATTCTGATTTTTATTTCGATGTAGTATGCAAGGCAGAAACGAAGGAAAAGGTAGTGGCCTTATCTTTCGATGATGGCCCTATGGAGAATTATACTCCGCAGATACTGGATATACTGCAGCAGCACAAAGTGCCGGCTGCTTTTTTTTGCATTGGTCACCGCGTGGAAAAAGCGCCTGCTATCATAAAGCAGATACATGCGGAAGGTCACCTGATCGGGAATCATTCTTATTCCCATCATGCATTATTTGATCTGTATTCATCGAAAAAGATGAGTAAGGACCTGGAAAGTGCAGACCAGGCTATTATAGCCGCTACGGGATTAAGACCTTTGTTATTCAGGCCTCCGTATGGGGTAACCAATCCCATGTTGGGAAAAGCTGTGGCCAGGGGAACTTACACACCCGTAGGCTGGAGCATCCGCTCTATGGACACGGTGATAAAAGATGCAGATAGATTACTGGCAAAAGTGACCAGGGATGTGCAGCCCGGAGATATCTTCCTCTTTCACGATACCTGTGCCGTTACAGTAAAGATGCTGCCGGCATTAATAAAACAACTGAAAGAAAAAGGATTTGCTTTTAAACGGATTGATGAACTATTAAATGTACCCGCTTATGCGTAG
- a CDS encoding hotdog family protein yields MLAGKFYTIVTQQQPDAQSVNTTIALNAAHPIFEGHFPDQPVVPGVCMMQIVQELVSGVVGKKLLVQKAANMKFLNMIDPLQQPQVNVDITYSTVEEGVKATAVIKHEATVFLKFQGLFK; encoded by the coding sequence ATGTTAGCAGGAAAATTCTATACGATCGTTACGCAACAGCAACCGGATGCACAATCTGTGAACACCACTATTGCGCTGAATGCGGCCCATCCTATTTTCGAAGGTCATTTTCCTGATCAGCCCGTTGTACCCGGTGTGTGCATGATGCAGATCGTCCAGGAGCTCGTTTCCGGCGTAGTGGGAAAGAAACTGCTGGTCCAGAAAGCAGCAAACATGAAGTTCCTGAATATGATCGATCCCCTGCAGCAGCCGCAGGTGAATGTGGACATCACGTATTCCACCGTGGAAGAAGGGGTAAAGGCAACTGCCGTAATAAAACATGAAGCAACGGTTTTCCTGAAATTCCAGGGACTCTTTAAATAA
- a CDS encoding beta-ketoacyl-[acyl-carrier-protein] synthase family protein, protein MSKGVWIAGGGVICGIGENLGACLDAFEKMQPGMATMQYLHSVHAQTFPVVEVKASNATLAERAGMPAHWSRTALLSMIAAKEAIRSAGIGELKQYRSGLVSANTVGGMDKTEHFMEAFLTDQSKGRLKEVVHHECGSITELVADALGIRHHVSTISTACSSGANALMYGARMIRSGMLDVVIAGGTDALTRFTLNGFNTLMILDQQKCRPFDDTRTGLNLGEGAGYVVLVSDAVAEKVKPWCKLSGFANANDAYHQTASSPEGIGNYKAMQGALQMAALEPADIDYINLHGTGTQNNDSSEGLAIERLFAPAFPPVSSTKSFTGHTLGASGGIEAVFAALAIKEGIIYPNAQFTTQMKELPFKPATTFSRGNAITHVMSNSFGFGGNCSSLVFSK, encoded by the coding sequence ATGAGTAAAGGTGTGTGGATAGCAGGTGGCGGCGTGATCTGCGGCATTGGGGAAAACCTCGGTGCCTGCCTGGATGCATTTGAGAAAATGCAACCGGGAATGGCTACCATGCAATACCTGCATTCTGTGCATGCCCAAACCTTCCCTGTAGTGGAAGTGAAGGCAAGCAATGCAACCTTAGCTGAACGTGCCGGCATGCCTGCACATTGGAGCAGAACAGCACTGTTGAGCATGATCGCAGCAAAAGAAGCGATAAGGTCTGCAGGCATCGGTGAGCTGAAACAATACCGCAGCGGACTGGTGTCAGCAAATACCGTAGGAGGGATGGACAAAACGGAACACTTCATGGAAGCGTTCCTCACGGACCAAAGCAAAGGCCGTTTGAAAGAAGTAGTACATCATGAATGTGGTAGTATAACAGAACTGGTAGCAGATGCCTTAGGTATCCGCCACCATGTATCCACTATCAGCACGGCCTGTTCTTCCGGCGCCAATGCATTGATGTATGGCGCACGCATGATACGCAGTGGCATGCTGGATGTAGTGATAGCAGGAGGTACGGATGCCCTCACGCGTTTTACGCTCAACGGTTTCAATACCCTCATGATCCTGGATCAGCAGAAATGCCGGCCATTCGATGATACACGTACCGGCCTGAACCTCGGTGAGGGCGCAGGATATGTGGTATTAGTATCTGATGCCGTTGCGGAGAAAGTGAAACCCTGGTGTAAGCTCAGTGGTTTTGCCAACGCCAACGACGCCTATCACCAAACAGCCTCATCGCCGGAAGGGATAGGGAATTATAAAGCCATGCAGGGAGCACTGCAAATGGCTGCACTGGAACCTGCGGATATTGATTACATCAACCTGCATGGCACCGGTACACAGAATAATGATAGTTCGGAAGGACTGGCCATAGAAAGATTGTTTGCGCCGGCATTTCCACCTGTAAGCTCTACCAAGAGCTTTACAGGGCATACACTCGGTGCAAGCGGTGGAATTGAAGCGGTGTTTGCGGCATTAGCCATAAAAGAAGGTATCATTTATCCGAATGCACAGTTCACCACGCAGATGAAAGAACTGCCGTTTAAACCGGCTACCACTTTCTCCCGGGGGAATGCAATCACACATGTGATGTCTAATTCATTCGGATTTGGCGGGAATTGTTCCAGCCTTGTTTTTTCAAAGTAG
- a CDS encoding beta-ketoacyl synthase chain length factor: protein MKAYIQGTGCVSAQDSSVFPETIREYEGDRLPVADPDYKQWIDIKQIRRMGRVIKMGVAASHISLQDADLKMPDAIIMGTAYGCLADTGVFLNKLVTQQEDMLTPTAFIQSTHNTVGGQIALLLGCHAYNNTFVHGAFSLENALQDSLLFLQEDTSRKVLAGAVEEITDYSHAILSRVGLYKNGVTAGEGAAFFVLSAEKNAASQAELTAVEMLYKPASKEETGSHIEKFLFRNGLQPSDIDLLITGRNGGDDSYYEAIEADLFATQPVAKFKHLFGEFPTAAAFALWMATGILKKQQVPQAIMVKGAAPEKVKRILIWNHHNTTHHSLILVSAC, encoded by the coding sequence ATGAAAGCATATATACAGGGCACCGGTTGTGTATCCGCTCAGGATAGCAGCGTATTTCCGGAAACCATCCGGGAATATGAAGGAGACCGTTTGCCTGTGGCAGACCCGGATTATAAGCAATGGATCGATATCAAACAGATCCGCCGCATGGGCCGTGTGATCAAGATGGGCGTAGCTGCTTCGCATATCTCCTTGCAGGATGCGGACCTGAAAATGCCGGATGCTATTATCATGGGTACCGCTTATGGCTGCCTCGCGGATACAGGTGTATTCCTCAACAAGCTGGTTACACAGCAGGAAGATATGCTTACCCCAACCGCATTTATTCAAAGTACGCATAATACCGTTGGGGGCCAGATAGCTTTGCTGCTGGGCTGCCACGCTTACAATAATACTTTTGTACACGGCGCTTTTTCCTTAGAGAATGCCCTGCAGGACAGCCTGCTCTTTCTGCAGGAAGATACCTCCCGCAAAGTGCTGGCAGGTGCCGTAGAAGAGATCACAGATTACAGTCATGCCATCCTTTCAAGGGTTGGCTTATATAAAAATGGGGTAACCGCCGGAGAAGGCGCCGCATTTTTTGTTTTAAGTGCAGAGAAGAACGCAGCCTCACAGGCGGAATTAACAGCGGTGGAAATGCTGTACAAACCTGCCTCCAAAGAAGAAACGGGATCGCACATAGAAAAATTCCTGTTCAGGAATGGCCTGCAGCCTTCCGATATTGATCTGCTGATCACCGGCAGGAATGGAGGGGATGATAGTTACTACGAAGCCATAGAAGCAGACCTTTTTGCTACGCAACCTGTAGCAAAATTCAAACACCTCTTTGGCGAATTTCCCACCGCCGCTGCTTTTGCACTGTGGATGGCAACGGGGATATTAAAGAAGCAGCAAGTGCCGCAGGCAATTATGGTGAAAGGAGCTGCGCCGGAGAAAGTAAAAAGGATCCTGATCTGGAATCATCATAATACCACTCATCACTCCTTAATACTGGTGAGCGCATGTTAA
- a CDS encoding acyl carrier protein has protein sequence MEINEIITQTNAFLVEEFEVAPESITPEADLKATLELDSLDYIDLVVAIESNFGFKVKPEDFQGIVTFQDFYDYVVARVKQKELV, from the coding sequence ATGGAAATTAACGAGATCATCACACAAACGAATGCTTTTTTAGTGGAGGAATTTGAAGTTGCTCCCGAAAGCATCACCCCCGAGGCTGATTTAAAGGCCACGTTGGAATTGGACAGCCTGGACTATATAGACCTGGTAGTAGCCATTGAGAGCAACTTTGGATTTAAAGTTAAACCCGAAGACTTCCAGGGCATTGTTACCTTCCAGGATTTCTATGATTACGTAGTAGCCCGTGTTAAACAAAAAGAACTGGTATAA